One Glandiceps talaboti chromosome 2, keGlaTala1.1, whole genome shotgun sequence genomic region harbors:
- the LOC144453404 gene encoding prolyl endopeptidase-like has translation MTAALHKLRGHILKCYISSVLKRVREQEVTMATSAISAKQQTTYTRVSAAVANRSNSSLVEPTEAKRQQSSINVYGKELVDHYAWLQDKRNKEVLQYIGHENRYFKSAMAETEKFQQTLIQEIIQNDKVPTGRPPQVIEDYVYYHKHGGNPLPIYCRHRKGIVFEEVVVDFNIIAAAYQQPYVNITTLKISPSQKHVAVVIETPDSDIYYAQIWKIGKPSPITVSHLQQHIHNHEDGKCSHNTCEHADHHGDQIDGIAAEHAGHSTKAKDTPSEDVNEQLQIIYNVFNVEWSSGDVLYYTSSRNYTANQVWRHQVGTSISNDVKVFEEESDRYFVDISKTKDRRYVTINSSCRSSSEVRLIDCECENSSPVLVQTRQDGVEYFIEHSNGMFYILTNSDGAKDYKFMKVPSDSALTAEHWQTIYIAESNTKIVDMDIFDTYCVLLLKMNGLAIVKVLPLDNSSDGRTVQLPSFASTLDPKENPDFYSTNYKFTISSPCLPDVPCEVDLKSFQLKESYIDDSHNKYKCQRLFTASKDGTMVPMSVFYKTDLQLDGSHPMLIHCYGAYGKDLDMEYKPGSLTLLDRGWILAFIHVRGGAELGRQWYYDGRLEKKHKSFEDFEACVEHLYDTGYSTSALTAGYGVSAGGLLLASVCNRSPHLLKAVILKVPFVDVLNTMLTPSLPLTTQDYGEWGNPSQDEHMFDYIRSYCPYQNVTEQTYPSMLVTASMNDIRVPFWAPLKYVAKRRHFTTCKDQSLLLYQFNTGAGHTDDDGHEQTALEYAFLYKALGLSLE, from the exons ATGACTGCAGCGTTACACAAGCTAAGAGGCCACATTTTGAAGTGCTACATAAGTTCTGTATTGAAACGTGTCCGAGAACAAGAGGTGACGATGGCCACCTCGGCAATTTCAGCCAAGCAACAAACTACATATACACGTGTTTCTGCAGCAGTCGCCAATAGATCAAATTCGTCACTAGTTGAACCTACAGAAGCTAAGAGACAACAGTCGTCGATAAATGTTTATGGTAAAGAACTGGTCGATCATTATGCCTGGCTGCAAGACAAAAGGAATAAG gAAGTTCTTCAATATATTGGCCATGAAAACAG ATACTTCAAGTCTGCAATGGCAGAAACAGAGAAATTTCAACAAACGTTGATCCAAGAAATAATCCAGAATGATAAAGTACCAACTGGTAGACCTCCACAG gtTATCGAAGACTATGTATATTATCACAAACATGGTGGCAATCCACTACCCATTTATTGCAGACATAGAAAAGgtatagtct TTGAAGAAGTTGTGGTGGATTTTAATATCATAGCAGCAGCGTACCAGCAACCATATGTCAATATCACCACCTTGAAGATCTCACCATCACAAAAGCATGTAGCTGTTGTCATAGAGACACCAGATAGTGATATTtactatgcccaaatatggaagATAGGAAAGCCATCACCAATCACAGTATCACACTTACAACAACACATTCACAATCATGAGGATGGAAAGTGTTCTCATAATACATGTGAGCATGCTGATCACCATGGAGACCAGATCGATGGGATAGCAGCAGAGCATGCTGGTCATTCAACCAAGGCTAAAGACACACCGTCAGAAGATGTTAATGAACAGTtacaaattatttacaatgtttttaatgttg AGTGGAGTTCAGGAGATGTACTGTATTATACGTCATCCAGGAACTATACAGCCAACCAAGTATGGAGACACCAAGTAGGAACTAGCATATCTAATGATGTAAAGGTCTTTGAAGAAGAAAGTGACAG ATACTTTGTTGATATCAGTAAGACCAAAGACAGGAGATACGTGACCATCAATAGTAGTTGTAGGTCTTCATCTGAAGTTAGACTTATAGATTGTGAGTGTGAAAACAGTTCACCAGTGTTAGTACAGACAAGACAAGATGGAGTGGAGTACTTTATAGAGCATAGTAATGGAATGTTCTACATTTTGACCAACAGTGATGGAGCTAAAGATTACAAG TTCATGAAGGTGCCAAGTGATAGCGCCCTCACAGCTGAACATTGGCAGACTATTTATATAGCAGAATCTAACACAAAGATTGTAGATATGGATATATTTGATACATATTGTGTTCTACTACTCAAAATGAATGGTCTTGCCATAGTCAAGGTTCTTCCTTTAGACAATTCATCTGATGGAAGAACAGTGCAG CTTCCTAGCTTTGCCAGTACCTTAGACCCAAAGGAAAACCCAGACTTCTACTCCACAAATTACAAGTTTACCATATCATCGCCATGCCTACCAGATGTCCCATGTGAAGTAGATCTGAAGTCATTTCAACTCAAGGAGTCTTATATTGATGATAGTCATAACAAGTACAAATGTCAGAGATTATTCACTGCCAGCAAG GATGGTACAATGGTTCCAATGTCAGTATTCTACAAGACAGATTTACAACTTGATGGTAGTCATCCTATGTTAATACATTGTTACGGTGCATATGGCAAGGATTTAGATATGGAATATAAACCAGGAAGCCTAACACTGCTAGATAGAGGCTGGATACTTGCATTTATACATGTCAG AGGTGGTGCAGAACTTGGTAGACAATGGTATTATGACGGACGATTGGAGAAGAAACATAAAAGTTTTGAG GATTTTGAAGCCTGTGTAGAACACCTATATGACACAGGGTATTCTACCAGTGCATTGACTGCTGGGTATGGAGTCAGTGCTGGTGGCTTGCTGTTGGCAAGTGTATGTAACAGATCTCCACATCTGCTCAAAGCTGTAATATTAAAG GTTccatttgttgatgtgttaaaCACTATGTTGACCCCATCGTTGCCATTGACAACACAAGACTATGGAGAATGGGGCAATCCATCACAAGATGAACACATGTTTGATTACATTAGAAGTTACTGTCCATATCAGAATGTCACAGAACAG ACCTACCCATCAATGTTGGTGACTGCCAGTATGAATGATATCAGAGTACCATTCTGGGCTCCACTAAAGTATGTAGCCAAAAGAAGACACTTCACTACTTGTAAAGATCAAAGTTTACTACTATACCAGTTTAATACAGGTGCCGGACATACTGATGATGATGGACATGAACAG ACTGCCTTGGAGTATGCCTTCCTCTACAAAGCCCTGGGACTATCTTTGGAATAG